The window GATGCATCGGTCGTCTCGGACGAGGGCTACGTCTTCGTGGTCACCGAGGGCGGGTACGCCAAGCGGACGTCCGCGGACCAGTACCGGCTCCAGGGTCGCGGTGGTCTGGGCATCAAGGTGGCCAAGCTGAGCGACGACCGCGGCGATCTCGTGGGCGCTCTCATCGTCGGCGAGGACGACGAGGTCCTTGTGGTTCTTGCCAGCGGCAAGGTGGTACGCTCTGCCGTGGCCGAGGTACCCGCCAAGGGCCGTGACACCATGGGTGTCGTCTTTGCACGTTTCGCCGAGTCCGACAAGATCATCGCTCTGGCGAAGAACACCGAACGCGACCTCGTCGACTCCACTCTCGCGGAGGAGACCGAGGCGGTCGGGAAGGAAGAAACCGTAGATGAGCAGTAGCGTCGCCGACAAGCTCGCCAAGAAGTCGACCCGCCGACCCGCATCCGCCAAGCAGGTGCGGCTCAAGCTGGTCTACATCGACTTCTGGTCGACCGTGAAGCTGTCGTTCCTCGCGGGCATCTGCCTGGCGATCATCGCCATCGTCGGTACGTTCCTGGTGTGGACGGTCCTCGACCGCACCGGGATCTTCGACCAGATCAACAGCCTGTTCAAGGACATCTCGGGCGCCGGCGGGAGCGACCTGCGCTCCATCCTCGGGCTGGGTCAGGTGATGGGCTTCTCGCTCATCGTCGCCATCCTGGACATCGTCGTGGTCACCGCCCTCGGAGCCGTCTTCGCCCTGCTGTACAACCTGTCCGTGAAGATCACGGGCGGCCTGCTGGTCGGCTTCACCAACAACTGACCGATTTCGCAATGCCAGGACCGATCGGGTAGTCTCGTATCTGCCCATTCGGGGATATAGCTCAGGCGGTTAGAGCGCTTCGCTGATAACGAAGAGGTCCGAGGTTCAAGTCCTCGTATCCCCACCATCACCTCTCGCGGGGCCTTAGCTCAGTTGGTAGAGCGCCTGCTTTGCAAGCAGGATGTCAGGAGTTCGAATCTCCTAGGCTCCACACTTATCGCATCGGCCGCGGCTCGACGCGGCCGGCTCACTCGTTCGGCGGGACGATCGTCCGTGTCGGGAACGGGCTCGAGTACGACACGCTCGTGGTCACGCTTCCGAGCGTCCCCACTCGGCCACTGAGCTGCTCCAGGTGGCGCATGGATGTCGCCACCACTTTCAAGATGAAGCAGTCGTCCCCGGTCACGTGGTGCGCCTCCACCACTTCGGGCAGTTCCGCCAGCAGGTCGTGCAGCGGCTTGTACTGGCTGCTCGGGTAGCGGAGCCGCAGGTAGGCGAGGATGCCGTAGCCGAGGCGCTCAGGATCCACCACCGCGCGGTATCCCGTGATCACGCCGACCTCCTCCAGACGTCGGACCCTCTCCGCCACCGCGCTGTTCGACATGTGGACGGTGCGCGCCAGCTCGGCGATGGACTGACGCCCGTCCCGCTGCAGCTCCGCGAGGATGGTGCGGTCGGTGCTATCGGCGACGAACGGGGATGTGACGGTCATGGCGCGATTCTGCCATGAGATCGACGGCGGAATGCGCCGGATGCCGTCGATGGTCTCTTCAGCAGCGCGGTCCGATTTCCTAGTCTCGAAGCCATGACACTGACGATCTCCGAAGCCACCCAGCACTTCTCCGCGAAGCTCCGTTTCGAGACGGACTCGTCCGACGTCCATGCCGCCCTGGAGCGCGGTGATCGGTTCGTGCTCGTCGACAGCCGTTCCGTCACCGCATGGGCACAGGGACACGTGGGCGGCGCCATCCACCTGCCGACGGCCGAGATCCCGGAACGTGCCCCGGCTCTCATCCCCATGGATATGCCGGTCGTCGTCTACTGCTGGGGACCGGGATGCAACGGGTCCACTCGGGCGGCGCTCGCGTTCAGCCGGCTCGGTTACGAGGTGCGCGAGATGATCGGCGGATACGAGTACTGGGCGCGGGAAGGGCTGCCGACCGAGGACGAGGCGGGCCGCATCACTGCGTCGGTCGACCCCCTCACCGCGCCGCGCGGGATCGACTGCGCCTGCTGACCTACTTGAGCAGGCGCGACAGCACGCGGTCGGCCAAGGGCTTGCCGCCGGTCTGGCAGGTGGGGCAGTACTGGAAGGTGGAGTCGTGGAAGATGACCTGGCGGATGGTGTCGCCGCAGACCGGGCACGGCTGACCGGTGCGGCCGTGCACCCGCAGGTTGGACTTCTTCTCGCTCTTCAGTTCGGAAGCTGCGAGGCCGTCGGCGCGAGTCAGCGCATCCCGGAGCGTCGACTGCATCGCCTCGTACAGGCGAGCGACGTCGTCGGCTGCCATGTTGGCCGGCTTGTACGGCGACATCTTGGCCACGTGCAGGATCTCGTCGGAGTAGGCGTTGCCGATCCCGGCGATGAGCGACTGGTTTCTCAGGACGCCCTTGATCTGCGCCCGGCCCTGGGCCGCGAGGATGGCGGCGAACGCCTCCTCGGTGAACGACGGATCGAGCGGGTCCGGTCCGAGTCGCTGGATGCCCGGCACCTCGGCGGGGTCACGGACGACGTAGATCGCGAGGCTCTTCTTGGTGCCGGCCTCGGTGATGTCGAGACCGGAGCCGTCGTCGAGAACCAGCCGCGCGGCGAGCGGGCCCTTGCCCAGGCGTCCGTTCGGGGGAGGGGGCGGAGCGTCGCGCCAGCGGATCCAGCCGGCCCGTGCCAGGTGCACCACGACATGGAGCTCGCCCGCCGCGATGTCGAGGAACTTGCCGTGGCGGCTGACGCCGGCGATGGTCAGACCATGGAGCGCGTCGGCCGGTGGGTCGAACGTCTTCAGCGCCGAGAAGGCGACGATCGACAGGCGGTCGATGACGCGACCCTTCAGCCGGCCATCGAGGTCGGCGGCGAGGGCAGTGACTTCCGGCAGTTCGGGCATCACCCCTAGTCTGCCCCTCACCACCGACAACGGAAGTAGAGTGTGGCGATGGATATCCGCGTCGCCGCCTACGGTGTGATCACGCTGGGTGACCGCATCCTTCTCGCCCACTGGAACGAGAGCGGCCGGTCCGGATGGACGCTCCCGGGCGGCGGCATCGACCCGGGTGAGGATCCGGCGGACGCTGTCGTGCGCGAGATCGCGGAGGAGACCGGCTACGTCGCGGAAGTCGGCGCGCTGCTCGGGATCGACTCCAAAGTGATCCCGGCCGAGCACCGGTTCGTCCCGGAGGCCGGCCCCCTTCACGCGCTCCGTATCGTGTACCGCGCGACCGTAGTCGGCGGGGAGCTGACGAACGAGCTGGACGGCACCACGGACGAGGCCGCGTGGTTCCCGCTGGCGGGCATCCCGAAGCGCCACGTCGAGCTGGTCGACATCGCCCTGGCCCTCGCCGGACTCGACGACGGCGCGGGCGGCGCCACGGCCTAGACGGTCGCCGTCCTGCCTTCGCTCGGGATAACGATCCACGCCACCAGGTAGGCGATGAACTGCGGACCGGGCAGCAGGCACGACAGCAGGAAGATCAGACGCACGGTCCACGGCCGCAGGCCGAAACGGAGAGCGAGACCGGCGCACACGCCGGCGAGGATGCGGCCATCGCGGGGCCGGAAGAGACTGTTCATGCTCTCCAGCGTGTCAGCGGGCGCGCATCCTCACCATCGGGGAAACCCCCGAAAAGACCCGGGGGTCGTTACTGCTGAGTGGTGCCGCTCGCCGGAGCAGCAGGCTCCTCGTCGGCGACCCACAGCTCGTCGTCGGCGCGGAACGTCTGCCAGACCGCATAGAGCAGACCGACGGCCGCGATGATCCCCAGACCGATGGCGATGACGCTTCCCGCCCCCGGACCAGAGTTCTGCGTGGCCGCTTTGGTCTTCTTGGTCAGCTCCTTGCCGGCCTTCTTGAACTCGCCGGCGAAGGCGGCGGAGCGGGCGGCGCGTGCGTGGTCGACGACCGAGAGCGCGGTGCCGACGGCAGTGCCGACCGCGGGGATGACGTCAGTCACGACGCGCTCGCGCGCCTGGCCCACGTAGCGGCCCGCGGTGGCCTTCGCGGTGTCGGCGGCGGGGCGCACGTACTGGTCGTACCCCCCACGGACGCGCGGCGCGATCTCTTCGCGGGTGTAGTAAGCCGCCTGCTTGCGAGCCTCGGCCGCGAGGGCGTTGGCGTTCGCCAGCACCTCCTGCTGCTGAGTCCACAGGTCCTCGGCTCCGCTGCGCAGTCGCTTGAGCTCCTTCTTGCGCTTCCGTGTCAGGCTCATCTGTTCCTCCGTCGAGTCGGGGTGGCGACTGACTCCATCTTGCCACCGAAAGGGCTGAGGATGGCCCGAGAGGTCCTCAGGCCGCCCAAGTCGTCTGTACGCCCTGTGCAAGAATTGGTGCCATGTCTAAGCACACCGCTGTCGCCACGCTCCACACTAACTACGGAGACATCAAGGTCAACCTCTTCGGCAACCACGCGCCGAAGACGGTTCGCAACTTCGTCGGGCTGGCGACGGGCGAGATCGAGTGGACGCACCCCGCCACGGGCGAGAAGTCGACCGCTCCTCTCTACGACGGTGTGGTCTTCCACCGCATCATCCCCGGCTTCATGATCCAGGGCGGCGACCCGCTCGGCCAGGGCGTCGGCGGACCGGGCTACCAGTTCGACGACGAGATCAACCCGGAGCTCGACTTCACCCAGCCGTACATCCTGGCCATGGCGAACGCCGGCATCCAGGGCGGCCGCGGCACCAACGGCTCGCAGTTCTTCATCACTGTTGCGCCGACCACCTGGCTGCAGGGCAAGCACACCATCTTCGGCGAGGTCGCGGACGACGCGTCGCGCAAGATCGTCGACAAGCTCGCCGAGGTGCCGACGGATGCGCGCGACCGGCCGCTGGACGACGTGGTCATCGAGTCGATCGACGTCGAGCAGGTCTGAGAGAGGGCGGGCGAGCAGCACACATGACTCAGCCCGTCGACGCCCGCGCGAGCTACTGCTACCGGCATCCTGACCGGCAGAGCTACGTGCTCTGCCAGCGCTGCGGCCGCACGATCTGCGGCGAGTGCCAGACTCCGGCCGCCGTGGGTGTGGTGTGCCCGGAGTGCATGGCGCAGCAGCGCGCGACGCATCCGCGCACCAAGCCGGCGTGGCTCACGCGGTTGACCGGGTCGGGCGCGCCCGTCGTGACGTACGCGATCATCGCCGTGTGCGTTCTCGTTTTCATCGTCCAGACGCTCGGGCAGCTGCTCAACCTCCCCGTCAACAGCGCCATCGTGTACGCGGGCGCCTACTCCTACCCGAGCGGCACGTTCGGGGTGGCCTTCGAGCCGTGGCGGATGCTCACCAGCGTGTTCGCGCACGCCAACATCATCCACATCGCGCTGAACATGTACACGCTGCTCGTGTTCGGGATGGCCCTGGAGCCGTTGCTCGGACGGGCCCGCTATCTGGCGCTGTTCCTGATCAGCGGCTTCGCGGGTTCGCTCGGCGTGCTGCTGCTCGCCTCTCCGGTGCAGCCGGTGCTCGGCGCATCCGGCGCGATCTTCGGCCTGTTCGGGGCGTTCTTCATCATCCAGAGACGGCTGGGCGGCAACGCGACCCAGATGCTCGTGCTGCTCGCCATCAACCTGGGGATCGGCTTCCTGCCCGGGTTCAACATCGCCTGGCAGGCGCACGTCGGCGGGCTCGTCGGCGGCTTCCTCGTCGGGCTGATCTACGTTGAGACCCGCAAGCCGCAGCGCCGCCGCTGGCAGCTTCCGCTGCTCGTTCTGCTGTGCCTGATCTTCGTGGCGATCAGCCTCATCCACTTCTTCGTCTGATCCTGTAGTTCCCACAACGCGTGGATAAGTTATCCACAGGCTTATTAACACTGTGGGTAATTACACGGCTGTAACTCTCCACAGGCTTATTAACACTGGGGAAAGCACGCGGGAACGAGCGTCGACTACTCACAGGCAGCCTGTGGAGAAGTGTGGAAAACACACGACCCGGGCCGGCTGAAAGCCGACCCGGGTCGAAGAGGGAGTGCGAGACGCGCTAGCGCCAGCGGGTGGTCATCAGGAAGCCGATGAACGCGATCCCGAAGCCGACGAGGATGTTCCAGGCGCCGAGGGCCGGGATGGGGTACTGGTTCTGGCTCACGTAGAAGACGATGATCCAGATCAGTCCGAGCAGCATGAAGCCGAACATGAGCGGCTTGAACCACACCGGGTTCGGCGCCTCTTCTCCGGACGCCGCTGCAGTGCGCTCGGCGCGGGCGGGTCGCTCAGGTTTCGTCTTCGACTTGCTGCGGGCCATAGCACCACAGTGTAGCGGGGAAGCCCCGGAGCTTTCTGAGGCCCCCGAACAGGGGCCGAGTGGGTGCAGGGCCCGTGTCGTTTCACAGAGACCGTCTCTAGAATGTGACACATGACCCCGCCCGACACCCGCGACCGTCGTCGGGGACGCCGCCCTGCACGGCGCCCAACGGTGGTCGGTGTCATCGGCGAGCTGCTGATCACGGCGGGCGTGCTCGTCCTTCTCTTCCTCGGCTGGCAGATCTGGTGGAACAACCTCGTGCTGGCCGGTCAGCAGACCAGCGCCGCCGCCCAGCAGAGCCAGAAGTGGGTGGACGACGCCATCAAGGCGCCCAAACCGGCACCCGACCCTGAAGCGGCCCAGGTCGATCCTCCTGTGATGGCCGCGCCTGCTCCCTACCAGCCCTTCGCCGTCCTCTACATCCCTCGGCTCGGCCCGGACTGGAAGCGGGTCATCCGGCAGACCGTCGACACCGAGCGTGTGCTGAACAGCTACACGGCGGGAGTGGGCCACTATGTGGACACTCAGATGCCCGGTCAGGTCGGCAACTTCGCCGTCGCCGGGCACGACTCGGGATGGGGCAACACCTTCATCGACCTCTCGAAGCTGCGCATCGGAGACCGCATCTACGTACAGACTCAGGACGGCTGGTACACGTACACCTTCCGGAACTTCGAGTACGTGCAGCCGACTGCGGTCGGCGTGCTGCTGCCCGTGCCGCGCCAGCCGGCCGCGACCCCGGTGGAGCGGTTCATGACCATCACGACGTGCAACCCGCCCTTCCATGCTGGAGAGCGGCTGATCGCGTACAGCGTGTACCAGACGTTCGCGCCGCCGCAGGACGTTCCGAGTGAGATCGCCGCCGCGGTCGGACAGGCAGGCTGACGATGTACGGAGCCCTGTGGAGAGTTCTGCCCGGCCCGTGGTGGGTGCGGTTGCTCATCCTGCTCGTGCTGGCGGCCGTGCTCCTGTTCACCCTGGTGACCTGGGTGTTCCCCTGGGTGGATTCGCTCCTCGGTCCGCAGGAAGGTACCGTGGGGCCGTGACTCGCGTACTCGTCATCGACAACTACGACAGCTTCGTCTACACGCTGAACGGCTACCTGCGCGAACTCGGCGCCGAGACCGATGTCGTGCGCAACGACGATGTCAGCGCCGACCAGCTGGCGGGGAAGCTCGCCGAGTACGACGCCGTCCTGCTCTCTCCGGGCCCGGGAAAACCGGCCGACGCGGGCGTGTCCGTCCCCGTCGTCGAGCAGGTGCTGACCACCGGCCAGCCGCTGCTCGGCGTGTGCCTCGGCCACCAGGCGATCGCCGAGGCGTTCGGCGGGGTGGTCACCAACGCCGAAGAGCTGATGCACGGCAAGACCTCGAAGGTCACCCACGACGACACGATCCTCTTCGACGGCGTTCCGCAGCCCTTCACGGCCACGCGCTACCACTCGCTGGCTGTCGTCGACGGCACTCTGCCCGAGGAGCTGCAGATCACCGCACGCACCGAGGGCGGCGTGATCATGGCGCTTCAGCACCGGGATGCACCGATCTACGGGGTGCAGTTCCACCCGGAGTCGGTGCTCACCGAGGGCGGCTACCGGATGCTGGGCAACTGGCTGGAGGCGTCCGGACTGGCGGGCGCAGCCGAGGCGGCCCGCTCGCTCAACCCGTTGGTCAAGCTGGGCTGACGGCGCCGCAAGTCCCCACCAGCCATCGCCGGAGGGAAAGCTTTCTCGGTGCTCGTTCTCGCGCCTTCCGTCACCGAAGGCGCGACGATTACTTGACATATCCTCATTTGTTGGAGGACAGTTCATAGCTGACACCATCGGACGGAGTCAGACCGTGAAGAAGCTGTTCGCTCTACCACTCACTGTTCTCGCGACGGCCGCCTTGATCTTCGCCGCGACCGGACCGGCGGCAGCTGGTGCCCGCTACTCGGTCACGACAATCAGCCTGGCGAACACGCATTCACGTCCGCAAGCGATTGCGGCGGACCCCCTCACCGGTACGTTGTACGTTGGCCAACAGGACGGCGCGGCCGGCGCAATGATTGCAGTACTCGGTCCGTCGGGTGGCTTACGCACATACATTCGCGTGGGCGAGAGCTTTGATGCTGCCTCGAACGTTCCTCCAGATGGAGAGCGACCTGCGCCGCATGCGCCGTCACGAGTGATCGCGCTGACGGTCAACTCTCTCACCCGGACGGTGATCGCGTTGGTCACTGATACCTGGATCAACACGAACCCCACATACTCAGGGCTCTCAGGATCGTACGTCGTAACTGTCAACATGCGGACGAACACCGTCTCACATCGCTACACCGTCGCGGCACCAGCATCGGAGCCCGAGGCCGCTGCAGAGGGGTGGCACGACATCAGCACTATGTGGACGGGCTTTGCCCTCGATCCGGTCAGGAACGTGCTTTGGGGGATCGAGGGGTATGACCCAAGGTCGAGCAACGCAATAGATCGGCTCGATCTGACCACAGGCGTTCATGGGCGAGCCGCCCTGCCGGTTGTGGCGAATGACTCGCCCATCGACGCGGTACCCACGATCGCGTTCAATATTGCCAACGGGCACGCGTACGTAAGTGTGGCGGGCGTCATCTTCGTTGTCGACGGATCCCTGAGGATCATCAACAGGCTGCAAGTTCCGGGCCTCCCGGGATGTGATGTGTTGCCAGGTAGCGGCCAGACCGCGATCGTTGCCTCACCGTGGACGAGCACGCTGTATATGACGTGGTGCGGCGGTATCTATGTGATCAATGGAGCGACGAACGTCGTCACGCGTCCCTTCCCGACGATCCCACTCGGCAAGGCCGGACTGGCTTACGACCCCCTGGGGCGATCGTTGTACGTGTATGAGACTCGCAATGGTGTGAAGGGTCTAGGCATATACAGCACCGTGACTGCGACGTCGCGCGGCTTCGTGCCTCTGGCCCTGAGCGATGAGGTTCCGACGGCGGGAAACGCGTGGATAGCGAACAGCCCGTTACTCAAGACGACATACGTGACAAGCTCGGCGTCCACGATTAGTGCGATCGCCACTCGCTGACGAGAGCGCTGATCAACGCGGCGGCGTCGAAAAGGCGTCGGATCAGCCCGAGCAGTAGGTCAGATCGACGGTCGTGCCCTGTGGCACATCCCCCGGGGCGACCGACTGCGTGTGCACCATCGTCGCGCCCTTGTCCTGCGGGCACGTGGGGTCCGGCTTCGGGTTGGCGGT is drawn from Leifsonia shinshuensis and contains these coding sequences:
- a CDS encoding DUF3566 domain-containing protein, which encodes MSSSVADKLAKKSTRRPASAKQVRLKLVYIDFWSTVKLSFLAGICLAIIAIVGTFLVWTVLDRTGIFDQINSLFKDISGAGGSDLRSILGLGQVMGFSLIVAILDIVVVTALGAVFALLYNLSVKITGGLLVGFTNN
- a CDS encoding Lrp/AsnC family transcriptional regulator, with translation MTVTSPFVADSTDRTILAELQRDGRQSIAELARTVHMSNSAVAERVRRLEEVGVITGYRAVVDPERLGYGILAYLRLRYPSSQYKPLHDLLAELPEVVEAHHVTGDDCFILKVVATSMRHLEQLSGRVGTLGSVTTSVSYSSPFPTRTIVPPNE
- a CDS encoding rhodanese-like domain-containing protein is translated as MTLTISEATQHFSAKLRFETDSSDVHAALERGDRFVLVDSRSVTAWAQGHVGGAIHLPTAEIPERAPALIPMDMPVVVYCWGPGCNGSTRAALAFSRLGYEVREMIGGYEYWAREGLPTEDEAGRITASVDPLTAPRGIDCAC
- a CDS encoding DNA-formamidopyrimidine glycosylase family protein — encoded protein: MPELPEVTALAADLDGRLKGRVIDRLSIVAFSALKTFDPPADALHGLTIAGVSRHGKFLDIAAGELHVVVHLARAGWIRWRDAPPPPPNGRLGKGPLAARLVLDDGSGLDITEAGTKKSLAIYVVRDPAEVPGIQRLGPDPLDPSFTEEAFAAILAAQGRAQIKGVLRNQSLIAGIGNAYSDEILHVAKMSPYKPANMAADDVARLYEAMQSTLRDALTRADGLAASELKSEKKSNLRVHGRTGQPCPVCGDTIRQVIFHDSTFQYCPTCQTGGKPLADRVLSRLLK
- a CDS encoding NUDIX hydrolase, with the translated sequence MDIRVAAYGVITLGDRILLAHWNESGRSGWTLPGGGIDPGEDPADAVVREIAEETGYVAEVGALLGIDSKVIPAEHRFVPEAGPLHALRIVYRATVVGGELTNELDGTTDEAAWFPLAGIPKRHVELVDIALALAGLDDGAGGATA
- a CDS encoding PspC domain-containing protein; the encoded protein is MNSLFRPRDGRILAGVCAGLALRFGLRPWTVRLIFLLSCLLPGPQFIAYLVAWIVIPSEGRTATV
- a CDS encoding peptidylprolyl isomerase, with the protein product MSKHTAVATLHTNYGDIKVNLFGNHAPKTVRNFVGLATGEIEWTHPATGEKSTAPLYDGVVFHRIIPGFMIQGGDPLGQGVGGPGYQFDDEINPELDFTQPYILAMANAGIQGGRGTNGSQFFITVAPTTWLQGKHTIFGEVADDASRKIVDKLAEVPTDARDRPLDDVVIESIDVEQV
- a CDS encoding rhomboid family intramembrane serine protease, with amino-acid sequence MTQPVDARASYCYRHPDRQSYVLCQRCGRTICGECQTPAAVGVVCPECMAQQRATHPRTKPAWLTRLTGSGAPVVTYAIIAVCVLVFIVQTLGQLLNLPVNSAIVYAGAYSYPSGTFGVAFEPWRMLTSVFAHANIIHIALNMYTLLVFGMALEPLLGRARYLALFLISGFAGSLGVLLLASPVQPVLGASGAIFGLFGAFFIIQRRLGGNATQMLVLLAINLGIGFLPGFNIAWQAHVGGLVGGFLVGLIYVETRKPQRRRWQLPLLVLLCLIFVAISLIHFFV
- a CDS encoding cell division protein CrgA, with the translated sequence MARSKSKTKPERPARAERTAAASGEEAPNPVWFKPLMFGFMLLGLIWIIVFYVSQNQYPIPALGAWNILVGFGIAFIGFLMTTRWR
- a CDS encoding class E sortase, with amino-acid sequence MTPPDTRDRRRGRRPARRPTVVGVIGELLITAGVLVLLFLGWQIWWNNLVLAGQQTSAAAQQSQKWVDDAIKAPKPAPDPEAAQVDPPVMAAPAPYQPFAVLYIPRLGPDWKRVIRQTVDTERVLNSYTAGVGHYVDTQMPGQVGNFAVAGHDSGWGNTFIDLSKLRIGDRIYVQTQDGWYTYTFRNFEYVQPTAVGVLLPVPRQPAATPVERFMTITTCNPPFHAGERLIAYSVYQTFAPPQDVPSEIAAAVGQAG
- a CDS encoding glutamine amidotransferase-related protein, translated to MTRVLVIDNYDSFVYTLNGYLRELGAETDVVRNDDVSADQLAGKLAEYDAVLLSPGPGKPADAGVSVPVVEQVLTTGQPLLGVCLGHQAIAEAFGGVVTNAEELMHGKTSKVTHDDTILFDGVPQPFTATRYHSLAVVDGTLPEELQITARTEGGVIMALQHRDAPIYGVQFHPESVLTEGGYRMLGNWLEASGLAGAAEAARSLNPLVKLG